TCCCGTGATTGAGATGAAATCAGGAAGCGGACAGATGTTACTGGGCAAACAACCCTCGGCCGAGCTGATGAAGAAATTTTCTAATGACCAACAAGTAACGGCTCAAACGCCACCAGCTTTCATAGCCTGTTCTGCTGATGACCATAGTGTGCCACCTGTAGATAATGCCATCAAATATTTCAGTGCGCTTACTGCCAACAAGGTACCGGCTGCGCTGCACGTTTACCCTGTAGGCGGCCACGGCTGGGGTTATAATGATAGTTTTATTTATAAACGCGAGTGGACTGAGGAGCTGGAGAAATGGCTAAGAGAGTTATATAAGTAATATCAAGCCCTCTATTAAGACCTACCGATCCATCTATATCAACAGCGTTAAAAACAACTATAATGAGAGCAATTAATCCCTGGATCAATTTCAATGGAAATGCCGAAGAGGCATTCACTTTCTACCAATCAGTTTTTGGCGGCGAGTTCACCAAGGTTATCCGTTTCAAAGACCTATCGAGCGCCGAATTCCCGGTGGCCGATAATGACGCCAACAAGCTCATGTACATAGGCTTACCTATCGGCAATAACAACGTATTAATATCCAATGACGTTCCCGAGTTTATGGGCCGGGTAAACGAAAGCGAAAACAGGTCTAAAATATATGTTGTTACCGAAAGCCGTGAAGAGGCGGACAAAATATTTAACGGCCTATCAACAGGCGGAGATGTTGAAGGCCCCATTGGCGATAGCCCATGGGGCACCTATGCCGGCATGTTTAGAGATAAATATGGCATTGAATGGATTGTGGAATTTGACCCTGGCGTTAACGGATAAACTTTAGAATCCCTTTCAATAAAAAAGCCGGCTAGCTGTGGTTAACCGGCCTTTTTATCGAAGTCTATAGAGAGAACAATCACTCTTCAATCTTTTCCAGGATTACTATTTTATCAGGGTTATTTACATCAATCAAAATATTGAATTTTTCACCCTCCTGTGGCGTAGACCAATATCGATATGCCTGTTCAACATTTACTTCTCTCGTTCCCCCACCCTCATCAATTATTTTTAATAATATATTCAATACGCGCCGTGCATCAAGTCCTGTTCCATACTCCACAAAAGTATTCTCTATACAAATAACCTCTCCAATCGCAGCTATCCCATTTTGAATCTGCGCTTTATCCCTGGGCCTGCTAATTGAAACGCGAGCTATCAAAATAAAACATCCTACAATTATCAAAAACACCAAGAAGATTAATACTAGAGCCATTGGATCATTTATTTTAAATAAAAACTCAATATAAGATAAGGGTAGTTTTTATTCCCGCCAGAGTTTTCAAAAATTAATATTTCTAAAAAAAGCGAAACCCAAAACAATCCTTTTCATCCCTGATTCGAACATATTTGATTGATATTTGCAAATATCAACACCTAAAGATGTACACCGTAGAAACTCAGGTTCGAATTAATTACAAATATCTCTTTTTAACATTAGGCGGCTTATTAGCAATATTAGCTTTCGCATGGTTTGTTCTTACATCAACCGAAAAACACACGTATACATTTATTTCATGCATGGTTGCTATTTTCGGATACATTGGGTGGCAAATTTACTTTACAAGAAAGCGAACGCGAATCGTTTTTAGTTTTGAAGATCTTCTTCTTATCCATATTTATAACTCGCGGAAAAATTCATGGGAAAAAGCTCATGAATTTAATTATGCTGAAATAAAATCGTTTCTATTTGATGTTGCAACTAAAGAGTCATGCAGCATCGGAATCAATCTTATCGATGGGCGCAAATTCAGATGGGTGCTGTGCTCAGAAAAAGAGCTATCCACAGAACTAAAAAAAACCTTGGCATTTGAAATATTTGACCAGTTACGCAAGACTAATCCTAATATTAGCCCAGCTAAACCTTTTTTTGCGACGAAGTGGGGAACCGGACTTGTAATAGTTCTTGTTATATCTGTAGCTATCAATATTATAGCTCATTTGATCTACGGAATGACAACGCAATCCTTAATAAGCTTACCAACTACTTTGGGACTTTCCGTAATAGCATTTGCAGCCAGAAGTCAGCAGTTGTCGATGTATAAAGAAATTAAAGATGCTGTAGGCCAAGATCAAACAAAGTAAGCATTCGATATCTGTTGTTGCATTCGCTCGCGGCATGCCCCCTAAACCCTAAACTAGCGCAAGTATGCAGCCGGGGCAAAACGCGGCGTACTTGTGCTCTATGTTACATGCTTTATGGCGCCACCACAAAACACCGCATAACACAAAAGCCGATCAACTTTCGTTAACCGGCTTTAATTCCGTAGTCCATAGGGGAATCGAACCCCTGTTTCCAGAATGAAAATCTGGCGTCCTAACCCCTAGACGAATAGACCATGATGTCATTTTAGATTCGCTCTCTTCAGAACAAATCTCCCTTTGTTTTGGGACTGCAAAGATAGTCACCAAAAACACTTTTTAAAATTTTTTTTAAAAAAAAGTTACATCTCATTAAAAATCAGGGCAATTAATTATTTACACAAACAAATCGCTGTATTATTTCTTTAAATTCAGTTAACAGATAATCCTTAACTTTACTTCACCCAAAACTACCCCTCAACCTATGAAAGCGGCCTGGAACAATCATTTGATTGCCAAAAGCGATAATATCAGCTACATTAAAACCGCCTTCAATGCGGATTCACGTCACGCTAAATCTGCCGCTCGCCCAATAAAACATCAACCCTTTTTGAAAGGAACACAGGTAATCGCATGAACACACATTACGATTGTATTGTTATTGGTGCCGGACAAGCCGGCACACCACTGGCAAAAAAACTAGCACAGGCCGGCAAAAAAACAGCGCTGATTGAAAAACGTTACATTGGCGGCACCTGCGTTAATGACGGCTGCACGCCAACCAAGGCCATGGTAGCATCGGCCAGGGCGGCGTATCTGGCCGGGCGATGCAATGACCTGGGTGTGCATATTGACGGCTACCGTATTGACATGCCGCGCATCAAGCAACGTAAAGACGAGATTGTGCTTCGCTTTCGCAACGGCAGCCTGGAGGGACTGAAGAAAACCCAAAACCTTGATGTGATTTTTGGCGAGGCTACTTTTACCGGGCCAAAATCTATCAGCATCAACCTGAACGATGGCGGCACGCAGGAATTAACTGCCGATCAGTATTTCCTGAACACCGGCGCCA
This region of Mucilaginibacter yixingensis genomic DNA includes:
- a CDS encoding VOC family protein, translating into MRAINPWINFNGNAEEAFTFYQSVFGGEFTKVIRFKDLSSAEFPVADNDANKLMYIGLPIGNNNVLISNDVPEFMGRVNESENRSKIYVVTESREEADKIFNGLSTGGDVEGPIGDSPWGTYAGMFRDKYGIEWIVEFDPGVNG